The genomic DNA GTCTTACCTTTGCTTTTAATGCCCAATTTGAATAAATCCGAAATGTTAAATGGTTTGATTAGGACATGTACATTGTATTGCAaggactttttttattttaatgaattctGCTGACATGTATGAAAAGCAATTGCTGTATGGATACcatatgttgctgttttttaacAGGTGAGTTATTTTGCCACGTGTTCCTGCCTGAGTGACCGTCAAAGATTCCCGTCCTTCTTCAGAACGATACCAAGTGATGCTTTTCAGGTGAAACTCTATCTACAGCGAACAAATTCAAATTATGGCTCTCAGGAAGTTGTGTGCAGATCAAAGATGTCCCCTGGATTTTGCCTCAGAGACAACGTTGTATTTAAATGAAAGAGCACCATAAGAAGATTTAACTGAGACATGAATCTTTGcactcatccctccctctgttcACTTAGGTGCGTGCCATGATTCAGATACTCCAACATTTTGGCTGGACGTGGGCAGGCCTGCTGGTCAGTGATGATGACTACGGACTCCACGTTTCCAGATCTTTTCAGTCTGAATTGGCTGCGTCCGGTGGAGGTTGTCTGGCCTACACAGAGATCTTACCCTGGGGTGACGACCCAGTCGAACTCGGGAGGATTGTGGAGGTGATGAAGAAATCCACAGCTCGTGTGGTCATCGTGTTTGCACATCAGATCCACATGATACAGTTAATGAAAGAGGTATTTACTTATCTAACTCTTGTGGTGACTTAAGATTTGAGAGTCAACCTCATTTTAAATTGTGCACGTGTCTCTTACTAAGTGTATTACACTGGtctgagttttttattttctatattttacaattgttctGTTCTACAAAGTAAATTAAAGCTGTTGTACATAAgtctgaaaaatatatattcagtatAATGCAATGCACAGGTGGTGAGGCAGAATGTGACAGGCCTGCAGTGGATGGCCAGTGAAGCCTggacatcagctgctgtgctgcagtCCCCCGACCTCATGCCGTACCTGGGCGGAACACTGGGCATCGCCATCCGTCGGGGAGAAATACCAGGACTCAGGGACTTCCTGTTACACATCCGTCCTGACAGAGAAGACAACACTAACAATGGAAATAGCATGGTGAGATTATAATCTTACATGCAGATCAGTGATTATATAATGATGAAATACCGTGATTTCAGCCTCTAAATGCATTCCAGGTGAGACAGTTTTGGGAACACACATTTCTGTGTAGATTTGCTCCAGCTCCGGCAACTTGGATGGAAGCAGCAGGAGCGTTGTGCACTGGGGATGAAGACATAGAGAATGTGGAGACAGAGTTTCTAGATGTCTCTAACCTCCGGCCTGAGTACAATATCTACAAGGCAGTGTATGCTCTGGCGTACGCGCTAGATGACTTGCTGCGCTGTGAGCCAGGGGGAGGACCTTTCAGTGGCCACAGCTGTGCTGCTGTGCAAAGCCTGCAGCCATGGCAGGTATGAAATTTACACTTAACCTTTTGTTGAACTGATCCCCCATGTTTTACACTTTGATATTGTAAACTTTGATATGAAGTGGACTGGTAGCTTTCGCTCTTATTTTCTGttagtgaaagaaaaaatatttaataccAGAATTCACAATACGAAATACACAATATTCACTTTATTTGTCATAGCAAGGAATTCAGTAGAGCGCATCTCAAGCTGAACCACATTGTACACACAAGACAACATTCCCCCGAAATGTggctttatttttatattttcaagatctatttattattctctgggaaaattAGAGATCCGCCTCCTGATCcagatatgtattttttttttttctaattctaCCTCCAAGTTTTGTGTTCATCGTAAGTTATTGTGCAATCTTGctttcaaacaaaccaaccaacaaatgaACAGGGGTTAAAAACGTATCCTCTTTGGCACAGGTAATTAAAGGAAAAcgattaaattgtatttttcatgtgTTGAGGAAACTATAGTTTGTATGACTCCATTTTTTAATTCTGAAAACTTCTGCATCTGAATCAAGATGTTCTGCATGATGATGTATAAATCTTCTGTTTTCTCCCCATTGTAGCTTATGTATTACTTGGAAAAGGTCAACTTCACCACATCATTTGGTGATGAAGTGTCATTTGATGAAAACGGCGATGCCTTACCGATCTATGACATCATGAACTGGCAGTGGCTTCCTGATGGAGGAACTGAAGTTCACCGTGTGGGTGAGGTTAAGAAATCAGCAACTAAAGGTGAAAAACTCACACTTCATGACCAGAAGATCTTCTGGAACTTTGAATCCAAACAggttaaatatatttgttgtgGTTTATGCTCTTGTTTAATACGGCATGGGATAATAATATCAAAAGGTGTAGAATAACTGTTTTATGATGATGACTGCAGCCTCCTCGGTCAGTCTGCAGTGAGAGCTGTCTTCCAGGAACCCGCATGGCCAGAAAGAAGGGGGAACCTGTGTGCTGTTTTGACTGTGTCCCTTGTTCTGAGGGAGAATTCACGGATGAAACAGGTTTGTATCAATCCAATGTTATTAAATACCATCATatattatccatccatccatccatgcatcatCCATACTGCTTTGAGGGTGgatgatgcatgtgtgtgtaataaaacacacacatgaattaaGTTATATTAACACAATTTCTTACTTTGTTTCAAAGAACTTAAGTCAATTAAGTGTCACCTGCAGAGTGTTTTCAAATTGGTAACACATTTTCTTGCAGAAAAAAGAgaatttccttgtttttttcttgtttttttctatagACTCCATGGAGTGCAGCAGCTGTCCAGAGGATTTTTGGTCCAGCCCCCAGCGTGACCATTGCGTTCCAAAGAAAACAGAGTTCCTCTCCTACCATGAGCCTCTGGGTATCTGCCTGACCACCGCCTCCCTGCTGGGCACGATTTTCTCTGCTCTCGTCCTGGGCATCTTCATCCATCACCGCAGCACCCCCATGGTGCGTGCAAACAATTCAGAACTCAGCTTCCTACTCTTGGTTTCACTGAAATTATGTTTCCTTTGCTCTTTGTTGTTCATCGGACGACCCAGACCATGGACGTGCCAGCTGAGACATGCAGCGTTTGGCATCAgttttgtgctttgtgtgtcgTGTATCCTGGTTAAAACCATGGTGGTGCTGGCTGTTTTCAAGGCCTCCAAGCCAGGAGGGGGAGCCACTCTGAAGTGGTTTGGCTcagtgcagcagagagggacaATTCTGGTTCTTACTTCTGTTCAAGCAGCAATCTGCACTACCTGGCTTGTGTCTGCCTCACCAGCTCCTAATAAAAACACCCAGTACCACAATGACAAGATAGTGTATGAGTGTGTAGTCGGCTCCACGATCGGCTTTGCAGTGTTGCTTGGCTACATTGGATTACTGGCTGTGCTCAGCTTCCTGTTAGCTTTTCTGGCGAGGAATCTTCCCGACAACTTCAACGAGGCCAAACTCATCACTTTCAGCATGTTGATCTTCTGCGCAGTGTGGCTGGCTTTCATCCCTGCTTACGTCAACTCACCAGGCAAATACGCAGATGCAGTGGAGGTATTTGCCATTTTGGCCTCTAGTTTTGGCCTCTTGGTGGCGCTGTTTGGACCCAAATGTTACATCATCCTATTGAGACCAGAGAGGAACACAAAGAAAGCCATCATGAGTCGAGGCCACACAAAGTAACAAAATTAACTCTTGAgataaatctgtgaaataatCTGATCCACTCTGAGTTTTTTAGTCCCACCATGATTATCAGATTAAACTAAAACAATATAGATGTGTTTATTGTAAAGACTGACATGTTgtttattattacaattaaataaagtgtttttttcttgaataatATATTTGTTAATTTCCTGGGACAAGAACACTGTTAAGCAGTAATTTTTTAGGAAGAAATAAAGCAATGTTCAACTCTACTTTTGTCAGTAACTACTTGTGCAACTaactaacaaaaaaaattacttaCATTTCATCAGGCCCGCTACTTATTACTATGATTTCTTTGATAACTACAGGCTGAAAGAGGAGACGTCATCTAACATTATAAGTGAATCTGTGGATCAGTGTTAGCCCACACAACAGTCCAAAGTCTAATTCAAGTGGTTTCTTCTGGACAATATGGATATGACTTCTCCTTTCTTAAAGCATGtgacaaaaatatataactcAGTTGTCGTCTATATGAGAACTTTACCAACATCAGTGTCCAGAAATCGTTGTCAACTAAAGCACTTATAGGTAAATTCTGGGAAACAGTGAAATCATTTCCCACTGTTGAGTCTACTCTTTGTTCAACTTTTTACGCCATCATAGTGATAATAGtgaccagtggtgggaagtggTATTTGTTAACTACAGTTTGGCCTACATGTGTAGTCAAAAGCCTAAGGTCGCATATCCTTTTTTCTGGAGAAAAATAGAGCCTCCAAGACTCAGTCTCACAAGAGTCAACcactattggtcactctgggccCCATGACCTATGAGGTCACCAAGCCAATAATAGGCCAGGTCTCCCCTCTCTACTGTCTCTTTCCATGCACCTCTCCGAAGGGGCACATGCTCTTCCTCGATTCCTCTTTTCTACACCACACCCTGAGAGGACAAGGGTGTCCAGCTCACTCTTTCCGATTCCTCTTTTCACATAGCCATCTCCTGGCGGAGAGGTGCAGCTTGTAGCTCATCTCTCCAAGGTAACCACCTCGCAATCCAAGCTCTACCAACCTTCAATCAGCGACACGAGGTCCTGCTAAACAATGAACAGCAAAACCACTGCACCGCACAGCAGAACCACAATGGCTTCACAGAACTTTGAACAGCACAGcaactttttttccctttccatggacgggtaacacaactgggcttaataatcaTACTCAGCTAAGCAAAGACGGATTATTCGATTCCTtgtgatgtttataagtttgatttgtgttgattTTGGAAGCacgct from Limanda limanda chromosome 6, fLimLim1.1, whole genome shotgun sequence includes the following:
- the LOC133003645 gene encoding extracellular calcium-sensing receptor-like, whose protein sequence is MHKPGDVILGGLFEVHYTSVFPELTFTSEPTQLSCQGFDPPGFRHAMTMAFAIEEINRSTDLLPNVTLGYSLYDNCATLVIGFSAALSLASGREEDSLLQEACVGPPPVLGIVGDSFSTFSIASSDVIGLFKLPIVSYFATCSCLSDRQRFPSFFRTIPSDAFQVRAMIQILQHFGWTWAGLLVSDDDYGLHVSRSFQSELAASGGGCLAYTEILPWGDDPVELGRIVEVMKKSTARVVIVFAHQIHMIQLMKEVVRQNVTGLQWMASEAWTSAAVLQSPDLMPYLGGTLGIAIRRGEIPGLRDFLLHIRPDREDNTNNGNSMVRQFWEHTFLCRFAPAPATWMEAAGALCTGDEDIENVETEFLDVSNLRPEYNIYKAVYALAYALDDLLRCEPGGGPFSGHSCAAVQSLQPWQLMYYLEKVNFTTSFGDEVSFDENGDALPIYDIMNWQWLPDGGTEVHRVGEVKKSATKGEKLTLHDQKIFWNFESKQPPRSVCSESCLPGTRMARKKGEPVCCFDCVPCSEGEFTDETDSMECSSCPEDFWSSPQRDHCVPKKTEFLSYHEPLGICLTTASLLGTIFSALVLGIFIHHRSTPMVRANNSELSFLLLVSLKLCFLCSLLFIGRPRPWTCQLRHAAFGISFVLCVSCILVKTMVVLAVFKASKPGGGATLKWFGSVQQRGTILVLTSVQAAICTTWLVSASPAPNKNTQYHNDKIVYECVVGSTIGFAVLLGYIGLLAVLSFLLAFLARNLPDNFNEAKLITFSMLIFCAVWLAFIPAYVNSPGKYADAVEVFAILASSFGLLVALFGPKCYIILLRPERNTKKAIMSRGHTK